One genomic window of Sphingobacterium oryzagri includes the following:
- the accC gene encoding acetyl-CoA carboxylase biotin carboxylase subunit produces MFKKILIANRGEIALRIIRTCREMGIKSVAVYSTADRDSLHVRFADEAVCIGPPASKDSYLNIHNIISAAELTNADAIHPGYGFLSENAKFSAICAEYGIKFIGATADQIEKMGDKASAKDTMKKAGVPTVPGSAGLIPDVKTGIKLAGEIGYPVIIKATAGGGGRGMRIIWKDEEFEPNWDSARQEAAAAFGNDGIYLEKFVEEPRHIEIQVIGDQYGKVCHLSERDCSIQRRHQKLVEEAPSPFITPELRAKMGEAAIKGAQAVNYEGAGTIEFLVDKHRNFYFMEMNTRIQVEHPVTEEVINFDLIKEQIKVAAGIPISGKSYEPTMHAIECRINAEDPFNNFRPSPGKITNFHSPGGHGVRVDTHVYAGYTIPPNYDSMIAKLITVAQTREEAINTMERALSEFVIEGIKTTIPLHIRLMRDPNFRAGNFTTKFMETFDLTEYPEDEV; encoded by the coding sequence ATGTTTAAAAAAATATTAATAGCAAATAGAGGAGAAATAGCCCTTCGTATTATCCGTACGTGTCGTGAAATGGGTATTAAAAGTGTCGCCGTTTATTCTACGGCAGACCGCGATAGCTTACATGTGCGTTTTGCTGATGAAGCGGTTTGTATCGGTCCTCCTGCCAGTAAAGATTCGTATTTAAACATCCACAATATTATTTCAGCGGCTGAATTAACCAACGCAGACGCCATTCACCCAGGATACGGATTCTTATCAGAAAACGCCAAGTTTTCTGCCATATGTGCAGAGTACGGCATCAAATTTATTGGTGCTACGGCAGACCAAATCGAGAAGATGGGCGACAAAGCGTCGGCTAAAGATACCATGAAAAAAGCAGGTGTCCCAACGGTTCCAGGATCGGCGGGTCTTATTCCTGATGTCAAAACAGGTATCAAGCTTGCAGGAGAAATTGGCTATCCGGTAATCATCAAAGCTACGGCTGGCGGTGGTGGCCGTGGTATGCGCATCATCTGGAAAGACGAAGAGTTTGAACCCAACTGGGATTCTGCTCGTCAGGAAGCTGCTGCTGCCTTTGGAAACGACGGCATTTATTTGGAAAAATTTGTGGAAGAACCACGTCACATCGAGATCCAGGTTATTGGTGATCAATATGGCAAAGTATGCCACCTTTCCGAGCGTGACTGTTCTATCCAACGCCGTCACCAAAAATTGGTGGAAGAAGCGCCTTCGCCATTCATTACGCCAGAACTGCGCGCTAAAATGGGTGAAGCAGCAATCAAAGGTGCGCAAGCCGTAAATTACGAAGGAGCAGGAACGATCGAATTTTTGGTGGATAAACACCGGAATTTCTACTTCATGGAAATGAATACGCGTATTCAGGTGGAGCACCCGGTAACCGAAGAGGTTATCAATTTTGACTTGATCAAAGAACAAATCAAAGTGGCCGCAGGTATTCCGATTTCAGGCAAAAGCTACGAGCCAACGATGCATGCTATCGAATGCCGTATAAATGCAGAAGATCCATTCAACAACTTCCGCCCGTCGCCCGGTAAAATCACGAATTTTCATTCACCAGGTGGCCATGGCGTGCGTGTGGATACGCATGTTTATGCAGGTTACACGATTCCGCCAAACTACGATTCGATGATCGCAAAACTGATCACCGTAGCGCAAACACGTGAGGAAGCGATCAACACGATGGAACGCGCGCTTAGCGAGTTTGTTATCGAAGGTATCAAAACAACGATTCCGTTGCACATACGTCTGATGCGCGATCCGAACTTTAGAGCGGGTAACTTTACCACTAAATTCATGGAGACTTTCGATTTGACGGAATATCCTGAAGATGAAGTTTAA
- a CDS encoding transglutaminase-like domain-containing protein, with product MKEQELKALISLLDDPDAEIYQALEDKLITCGPEVIPLLEASWEASFDVLLQGRVEQIIHKIQFNEVQSDLQLWKMNNQEDLLEGLLIINRYQYPNLAEEEVYTKLADLKRSAWYHLMYEMSPLEKVKLLNNILFREFGLSGNTSDYHAPQNSFINKVLETKKGNPISLACIYSIVAQRLDIPIYGINLPKHFVLAYMKEENPTEVLFYINVFNRGQVMRDEDIYAFLQQLNLPASDDYIKPCDNLAIIKRVLRNLIAAYNHVDNLEKREEVQLLLDLID from the coding sequence ATGAAGGAACAGGAATTAAAAGCGTTGATATCCTTATTGGACGATCCCGATGCGGAAATTTATCAAGCGCTCGAAGACAAGCTCATTACATGCGGACCAGAGGTCATCCCGCTACTGGAAGCCTCGTGGGAGGCCTCTTTCGATGTGTTGTTGCAAGGTCGTGTAGAGCAGATCATCCATAAAATTCAATTTAACGAGGTGCAAAGCGACCTCCAATTGTGGAAAATGAACAATCAGGAAGATCTGTTGGAAGGATTGTTGATCATCAACCGCTATCAATACCCCAATCTCGCCGAAGAAGAGGTTTACACTAAATTAGCCGATCTGAAACGAAGCGCCTGGTATCATTTGATGTATGAAATGAGTCCGCTGGAAAAAGTAAAGCTGCTTAACAATATCTTGTTTCGGGAATTTGGCCTATCCGGCAATACATCAGACTATCATGCGCCACAAAATTCCTTTATTAACAAAGTATTGGAGACAAAAAAAGGAAACCCGATTTCCTTAGCTTGCATCTACAGCATTGTTGCCCAGCGACTGGATATTCCGATTTACGGAATCAACTTGCCGAAACACTTTGTACTTGCCTATATGAAGGAAGAAAATCCTACGGAAGTTTTATTTTATATCAACGTGTTCAACCGTGGGCAGGTGATGCGCGACGAGGATATTTACGCTTTTTTGCAGCAGTTAAACTTGCCAGCCAGTGATGATTATATCAAGCCCTGCGATAACCTCGCTATCATCAAGCGCGTGCTACGCAACCTGATTGCCGCGTATAACCATGTTGACAACCTGGAAAAGCGCGAAGAGGTACAACTCTTACTCGATCTTATTGACTAA
- a CDS encoding chaperone modulator CbpM, translating into MERTWVKIYDVCTSHQIEVQFIRELSNNGLIEVITDQEIEFIDEEQLLLLEQFASWHYDLELNMQGIEVARHLLQKIDQLQREINSLR; encoded by the coding sequence ATGGAACGAACCTGGGTCAAAATATACGATGTATGTACGTCGCATCAAATCGAAGTTCAGTTTATTCGCGAACTATCAAATAACGGACTTATCGAGGTCATCACTGACCAAGAGATAGAGTTTATAGACGAAGAACAATTGTTGCTGCTCGAACAGTTTGCTTCCTGGCATTATGATCTGGAGTTAAATATGCAAGGCATTGAGGTGGCGAGGCATCTGCTACAAAAGATTGACCAACTGCAACGCGAGATTAACAGCTTGCGCTAG
- a CDS encoding epoxyqueuosine reductase QueH — protein MSNKEFIREKLSLPNEGKKLLLHSCCAPCAGEVMEALIASDIDFTIYFYNPNIHPRKEYDLRKEENIRFAEKHGIPFIDADYDVDHWFELAKGMEQEPERGIRCTMCFDMRFEKTAEYAAANGFDVISSSLGISRWKNMEQINDCGLRAASRHPDMDYWTFNWRKKGGSARMLEVSKKEKFYMQEYCGCAYSLRDTNKWRMANGREKIELGKYYYGDDEQ, from the coding sequence ATGAGCAATAAGGAATTTATACGGGAAAAATTGAGTCTGCCTAACGAAGGAAAAAAGCTGCTGCTTCACTCCTGCTGCGCACCTTGTGCCGGCGAAGTGATGGAAGCCTTGATCGCTTCGGATATCGATTTTACGATCTATTTCTACAATCCCAATATTCATCCGAGAAAAGAATATGACCTTCGCAAAGAAGAAAACATTCGCTTCGCGGAAAAGCACGGCATTCCGTTCATCGACGCGGATTACGACGTCGACCATTGGTTTGAACTAGCGAAAGGAATGGAACAGGAGCCTGAACGCGGCATCCGCTGCACCATGTGCTTTGATATGCGTTTCGAAAAAACGGCGGAATACGCCGCAGCAAATGGCTTTGACGTCATTTCAAGTTCGCTTGGTATATCGCGTTGGAAGAATATGGAGCAGATCAATGATTGCGGTCTTCGTGCCGCTTCTCGTCATCCGGATATGGACTATTGGACATTCAACTGGCGCAAAAAAGGGGGGTCTGCTCGCATGTTGGAGGTAAGCAAGAAAGAGAAATTTTATATGCAAGAATATTGCGGTTGCGCATATTCCCTTCGCGACACCAACAAGTGGCGCATGGCCAACGGTCGGGAGAAGATCGAGTTAGGAAAATATTACTACGGAGACGACGAACAATAA
- a CDS encoding M28 family peptidase gives MLSNILKQWFTSALMVSVLYSCAVAQDPVQVKYANLLNEESAKEKLTLLASNAFEGRGTGQKGGEKAAKYIADQFKSLGLQAPVNGSYFQPLKLIHSSYAVNKFTVAGKSFQNGKDFYVQGNNALTTFASQDIVFVGYGIQDAKHNDLNGIDIRNKIVLVINEGEPIDAQGNSIITGTKQLSAWATDRNKRLQALLAKNPKLILATSSVVGNMIERFGNRLTAGRYFLDNGAENEDDQALAPVVNITEAVANAILAKENTSVAEQMKKPRHAHVSTALEAEMGVKREQLQDPNVLGLLEGTDLKDEIVVLSGHYDHDGITPDGTIFPGADDNGSGTVGVLELARVFSKAKKDGKGPRRSMLFIAFAAEEKGLLGSKFYSENPIIPLANTVTCLNMDMIGRIDDKHLNGNHNYLHIIGSDKLSSELFEINKQANERYTKMELDYMYDDPKDPMRIYYRSDQYNFAKHNIPVTFYFSGLHPHYHTPEDTVDKINFPMMVKREKLVFHVAWEVANRDKRLAVDSHKE, from the coding sequence ATGTTAAGTAACATACTAAAGCAGTGGTTTACGTCTGCCTTAATGGTATCGGTGCTCTACAGCTGTGCTGTTGCGCAAGATCCCGTTCAGGTAAAATACGCCAATCTACTGAATGAAGAATCAGCAAAAGAAAAGCTTACATTACTTGCTTCCAACGCTTTTGAAGGACGTGGAACGGGACAAAAAGGTGGCGAAAAAGCCGCTAAATATATCGCCGATCAATTTAAATCGCTTGGCCTACAAGCGCCTGTCAACGGCAGCTATTTCCAACCGCTGAAACTTATCCATTCTTCTTACGCCGTAAATAAATTTACGGTAGCTGGTAAGAGCTTTCAAAACGGAAAAGATTTCTATGTACAAGGGAACAACGCGCTTACCACATTTGCGAGTCAGGATATCGTATTCGTAGGTTACGGTATTCAAGACGCGAAACACAACGATCTTAACGGTATCGATATCCGCAACAAAATTGTGCTGGTTATCAATGAAGGTGAACCTATCGACGCACAAGGCAACTCGATCATTACGGGTACCAAGCAGCTTTCTGCCTGGGCAACCGATCGCAACAAACGCCTACAGGCTTTATTGGCTAAAAATCCAAAACTGATCCTGGCAACGAGTAGCGTCGTCGGCAATATGATTGAGCGCTTTGGCAACCGGCTCACTGCGGGACGTTACTTTCTGGATAATGGTGCAGAAAATGAAGACGATCAAGCACTGGCACCTGTCGTCAATATCACCGAAGCAGTTGCCAACGCGATACTTGCTAAAGAAAACACCAGCGTGGCAGAGCAGATGAAAAAACCACGTCATGCACATGTGTCAACCGCATTGGAAGCCGAAATGGGCGTGAAAAGAGAACAACTCCAAGACCCAAATGTATTGGGACTCTTGGAAGGTACGGATCTTAAAGATGAAATCGTGGTGCTGTCCGGACATTATGACCACGATGGGATAACGCCCGATGGAACAATCTTTCCCGGAGCAGATGATAATGGCTCGGGAACGGTAGGTGTGCTGGAATTAGCACGTGTGTTTTCTAAAGCAAAAAAAGACGGTAAAGGCCCGCGCAGAAGCATGCTCTTTATCGCATTTGCTGCGGAAGAAAAAGGCCTGCTCGGTTCAAAATTTTATTCGGAAAATCCGATAATTCCATTAGCTAATACGGTTACCTGTCTTAACATGGACATGATCGGTCGTATTGATGACAAACACCTCAATGGCAACCATAACTATTTGCATATTATCGGTTCAGACAAATTGAGTTCAGAGTTGTTTGAAATCAATAAGCAAGCCAATGAGCGCTATACAAAAATGGAACTGGATTATATGTATGACGATCCAAAAGATCCTATGCGGATTTATTACCGTTCCGATCAATATAATTTTGCGAAGCACAACATCCCGGTAACCTTTTATTTTTCAGGTTTGCATCCACATTATCATACGCCGGAAGATACCGTAGATAAGATCAATTTTCCGATGATGGTAAAACGCGAAAAACTAGTCTTCCATGTGGCTTGGGAAGTTGCCAATCGTGACAAACGACTTGCTGTAGATAGCCATAAAGAGTAA
- a CDS encoding YceD family protein gives MQVSKYLKQYRIPFSGLAAGKHEFDFEIDNKFFDCYEHSLIKKGQLKAEVELQKQENMLVVNFHIHGTIQLSCDVCLADFDAPLDFKERALVKFTEEDWENNTEEVLVLSKTDYELDIAELLYEYINVRVPYYSKCSEQGENLSCDPEMLAKISVETDGKQKENTEEKIDPRWDILKNIKNN, from the coding sequence ATGCAGGTTTCAAAGTATCTAAAACAGTATAGAATTCCGTTTTCAGGTCTTGCGGCAGGAAAACATGAGTTTGATTTTGAGATTGACAATAAGTTCTTTGATTGTTATGAACATAGCCTTATAAAAAAAGGGCAACTAAAAGCAGAAGTGGAATTGCAAAAGCAGGAAAATATGCTGGTCGTCAATTTCCATATTCACGGAACCATACAGCTTAGCTGTGATGTCTGTTTAGCTGATTTTGATGCACCTTTGGATTTTAAGGAACGCGCGCTGGTAAAGTTTACCGAAGAAGATTGGGAAAACAATACCGAAGAAGTGTTGGTCTTATCCAAAACAGATTATGAATTGGATATTGCCGAACTACTTTACGAATACATTAACGTACGTGTGCCTTACTATAGCAAATGTTCAGAGCAAGGGGAAAACCTAAGCTGCGATCCCGAAATGTTGGCCAAGATCAGTGTGGAAACAGACGGTAAACAGAAAGAGAATACAGAAGAAAAAATAGACCCACGTTGGGATATATTAAAGAATATTAAAAATAACTAA
- the accB gene encoding acetyl-CoA carboxylase biotin carboxyl carrier protein, translating to MSMDIKQIQDLIKFVSKSGVNEVAIEEKDFKITIKTNQEPTYVTASVPSPVAVPAQAAAPAVTATPAATTPATPAAAAQEASNLITIKSPMIGTFYRAAGPEKPLFANVGDEIAPGKVLCIVEAMKLFNEIESEVSGKIVKILVNDAQPVEFDQPLFLVDPS from the coding sequence ATGAGTATGGATATCAAACAAATTCAAGATCTGATCAAATTCGTTTCAAAATCAGGCGTGAATGAAGTCGCTATCGAAGAAAAGGACTTTAAAATTACCATAAAGACGAATCAAGAGCCTACATATGTTACGGCTTCGGTTCCAAGTCCAGTAGCAGTACCTGCACAAGCTGCCGCCCCAGCGGTAACAGCAACACCAGCAGCAACGACGCCGGCTACGCCAGCAGCTGCGGCACAAGAAGCTTCTAATCTGATCACCATCAAATCACCGATGATCGGTACGTTCTACCGCGCTGCCGGACCAGAAAAACCATTGTTTGCAAACGTAGGTGATGAAATTGCTCCAGGTAAAGTATTATGTATCGTGGAAGCAATGAAACTTTTCAACGAAATCGAATCAGAAGTTTCAGGTAAAATCGTGAAAATTTTAGTAAATGATGCACAACCTGTAGAGTTCGACCAACCTTTATTCCTGGTTGATCCTAGCTAG
- the rpiB gene encoding ribose 5-phosphate isomerase B — protein MSKKIAIGSDHAGFEYKTALLEFLKSEGYEVADFGPATGDSVDYPDFAHPVASSIEAAENELGVLICGSANGVAITANKHQGIRAAIAWQNEISALARQHNNANIVCIPARFIDIELAKKIVKTFVTTEFEGGRHATRVNKIACA, from the coding sequence ATGTCAAAGAAAATAGCAATCGGGAGCGATCACGCTGGATTTGAATACAAAACCGCCTTACTGGAGTTTTTAAAATCAGAAGGATACGAAGTTGCAGATTTCGGTCCGGCTACGGGCGACTCCGTCGACTATCCTGACTTTGCACACCCTGTCGCATCAAGTATAGAAGCGGCCGAAAATGAACTCGGTGTGTTGATTTGCGGAAGCGCAAACGGCGTAGCGATCACAGCAAATAAACACCAAGGCATACGGGCTGCCATCGCTTGGCAAAATGAAATTTCAGCCCTCGCACGGCAGCACAATAACGCGAATATTGTATGTATACCGGCACGCTTTATCGATATAGAGTTGGCGAAAAAGATTGTGAAAACATTTGTAACCACGGAGTTTGAAGGTGGCAGACATGCCACACGCGTAAACAAAATAGCCTGCGCCTAA
- the plsX gene encoding phosphate acyltransferase PlsX gives MKIGLDVLGGDYAPDSTIAGAIEAQKILQDDQRLVLIGDQQDTVERLKQAGANPDGFDFIHAPDVISMHEHPTKAISQKPNSSIAKGFELLKNGEIDSFSSAGNTGAMLVGSMFSVKTIPGVLRPAIATNVPKIKNGYGILLDVGANADCKPEMLNQFALLGSLYAQYVYGLDNPKVGLLNIGEEEEKGNNLTISTYPLLKENSKINFIGNAEGRDLFTDVADVYVCDGYTGNVVLKLAESFYVVTLKKGMKDDFFDRFNYERYGGSPILGVNAPVIIGHGISTPEAIKNMVLLSRDMIESKFIDKIKSAFN, from the coding sequence ATGAAGATTGGTTTAGACGTTTTAGGTGGCGATTATGCTCCCGACTCTACGATAGCTGGCGCGATTGAAGCCCAGAAAATATTACAAGATGATCAGCGTCTTGTTCTTATCGGCGATCAGCAAGATACCGTCGAAAGGTTAAAACAAGCTGGAGCAAATCCAGATGGTTTTGACTTTATACATGCACCTGATGTAATCAGCATGCATGAACACCCTACTAAAGCCATCAGCCAAAAGCCAAACTCTAGCATTGCCAAGGGTTTTGAACTGTTGAAAAATGGGGAGATCGACTCTTTTTCTTCAGCGGGCAATACAGGAGCTATGCTAGTTGGATCGATGTTTAGTGTAAAAACGATTCCAGGTGTTTTACGACCGGCAATCGCTACCAACGTACCGAAAATAAAAAATGGTTACGGTATTTTATTAGATGTCGGCGCCAATGCAGATTGCAAGCCGGAGATGCTTAACCAATTTGCATTATTAGGCAGTTTGTACGCACAATATGTTTACGGCCTTGACAACCCAAAAGTAGGCTTATTAAACATTGGCGAAGAAGAGGAAAAAGGAAACAACTTAACAATATCAACCTACCCTTTACTGAAGGAAAATTCCAAAATCAACTTTATAGGCAATGCAGAGGGACGGGATCTTTTTACCGATGTAGCCGACGTTTATGTATGCGACGGGTATACGGGTAATGTCGTGCTGAAACTTGCAGAGTCTTTCTACGTAGTCACGTTGAAAAAAGGAATGAAGGATGATTTTTTTGATAGATTTAATTACGAGCGTTACGGTGGCAGCCCAATCTTGGGGGTCAACGCGCCAGTAATCATCGGACACGGTATCTCTACCCCCGAAGCTATCAAGAATATGGTTTTACTGTCAAGAGACATGATTGAATCTAAATTTATAGACAAGATCAAGTCTGCTTTCAACTAA
- the tatC gene encoding twin-arginine translocase subunit TatC yields MSKSNDLIKAIKDKGKSLEAEMSFFDHLEVLRWHIIRSVLAIAVFAILSFSFYDFVFNEVIMGPKNLDFWTYRMMCKVGDLLNLEGFCVQKIPFNIINTELAGQFMLQINSCLLMALALGFPYLLFEVWLFVKPALTDIERRSAQGFVVYASLLFILGALFGYYIVVPLSVNFLANVSLSEEITNQITIDSYLSTIATLTLGCGIVFLLPILVFILSKIGLMTPEFMRASRRYATVIILIIAAVITPTADVITLLTVSAPMFLLYELSIMVSANVKKKKLQAEKEFYKK; encoded by the coding sequence ATGTCGAAGTCTAACGATCTAATTAAAGCAATAAAAGATAAAGGGAAAAGCCTAGAAGCGGAAATGTCTTTCTTTGATCATCTTGAGGTACTCAGATGGCATATCATCCGCTCCGTCCTTGCGATAGCTGTATTTGCTATCCTTTCTTTCTCGTTCTACGATTTCGTCTTCAACGAGGTTATCATGGGCCCAAAAAATCTAGATTTTTGGACCTATCGCATGATGTGTAAAGTGGGTGACTTGTTGAACCTGGAAGGGTTTTGCGTCCAAAAAATTCCTTTTAACATCATCAATACGGAGTTGGCAGGGCAGTTTATGCTCCAGATCAACTCCTGCTTGTTAATGGCGCTTGCGCTAGGTTTCCCCTACTTGCTTTTTGAAGTATGGCTTTTTGTAAAACCTGCACTAACTGATATTGAACGCCGATCAGCACAAGGCTTCGTCGTCTACGCGTCACTACTTTTCATTTTGGGTGCTTTATTTGGCTATTATATTGTTGTTCCGCTATCGGTCAACTTTTTAGCCAACGTATCGTTAAGCGAAGAGATCACTAACCAAATCACGATTGATTCTTATCTATCCACCATTGCCACGTTAACGTTGGGTTGTGGTATCGTGTTTTTATTGCCTATTTTAGTCTTTATCTTGTCGAAAATAGGCTTAATGACGCCCGAATTTATGCGGGCCAGCAGACGCTACGCAACCGTTATTATTTTAATTATTGCAGCCGTTATCACCCCTACTGCAGATGTCATTACGCTACTTACCGTCAGTGCGCCGATGTTCCTACTCTATGAGTTAAGCATTATGGTATCGGCTAATGTGAAAAAGAAAAAGTTGCAAGCTGAAAAAGAATTTTACAAAAAATAA
- a CDS encoding J domain-containing protein has product MAFVDYYKVLGIDKGASADDIKKAYRKLARKYHPDMNPNDEAAKQRFQEINEANEVLTDPEKRKKYDQYGENWKHGEAYEQAARQQNSQQSGGAAGNPFEGFDFGYTGDYDSGEFSDFFGQMFGNRRGGGRQTKFRGNDYNAVLELTLEQAAHTHQQTFTVNGKNIRITIPAGVENGQKIRLKGQGGEGTQGGPQGDLFIQFDIKPDPAVQRKGNDLYKIQEVDLYTMLLGGEVVVDSFAGKIKIKVKPETRNGTRVRLKGKGFPIYKKEGEFGDLYITLQVSLPTDLSQEEKDLLQQLAALRT; this is encoded by the coding sequence ATGGCATTTGTAGATTATTACAAGGTATTGGGCATCGATAAAGGAGCTTCGGCGGATGATATCAAGAAAGCGTACCGAAAACTCGCGCGCAAGTATCATCCGGATATGAATCCGAATGACGAGGCTGCAAAACAACGCTTTCAAGAGATCAATGAAGCAAACGAAGTATTGACCGATCCGGAAAAGCGTAAAAAGTATGATCAATACGGCGAAAATTGGAAGCATGGGGAGGCTTACGAACAAGCGGCCCGCCAACAAAATAGCCAGCAATCAGGCGGCGCAGCTGGAAACCCTTTCGAAGGATTTGATTTTGGCTATACGGGCGATTACGATTCGGGCGAATTTTCGGATTTCTTTGGCCAAATGTTTGGCAACAGGCGTGGTGGTGGCCGGCAGACAAAATTTAGAGGAAATGACTATAACGCGGTTTTAGAACTTACGCTTGAACAAGCTGCACATACGCATCAGCAGACGTTTACCGTAAATGGAAAAAACATCCGGATTACCATACCTGCCGGTGTGGAAAACGGACAAAAAATCAGGCTAAAAGGTCAGGGAGGTGAAGGCACACAAGGTGGTCCGCAAGGCGATCTGTTTATTCAATTTGATATCAAGCCCGATCCAGCCGTTCAACGTAAAGGCAACGATCTGTACAAAATACAAGAAGTAGATTTGTATACCATGCTGCTTGGCGGAGAAGTCGTCGTGGATAGCTTTGCCGGGAAGATAAAAATTAAGGTAAAACCGGAAACGCGAAATGGTACGCGCGTACGTCTGAAAGGAAAGGGTTTTCCGATTTACAAAAAAGAAGGCGAATTTGGCGATCTATACATCACCCTACAGGTTAGCCTACCCACCGATTTATCACAAGAGGAAAAAGACTTATTACAACAGCTTGCTGCATTAAGAACATAG
- a CDS encoding beta-ketoacyl-ACP synthase III has protein sequence MSKIHAAITAVNGYVPDYILSNQELETMVDTNDEWIVSRTGIKERRILKGEGKATSDLAVPAVEGLLKKRGITANDIELIIFCTSTPDMLFPATANILAEKIGAKKAWGYDLQAACSGFLFGLTTGAQFIESGKHKKVLVVGADKMSSVVNYEDRNTCILFGDGCGCVLLEPDEEGNGLIDAVLKTDGAGGPFLNIKGGGSLNPATHQTVEAGLHYAYQEGRTVFKFAVTNMADVAVEVMERNHLTAADVSYLVPHQANKRIIDATAERAGLPEEKVMVNIHKYGNTTSGTIPLCLWEWEDKLKKGDNLILAAFGGGFTWGSIYLKWAYTKS, from the coding sequence ATGTCTAAAATACATGCTGCCATTACCGCAGTAAATGGCTATGTGCCGGATTACATCTTGAGCAATCAAGAGTTGGAAACAATGGTTGATACAAACGACGAATGGATCGTTTCGCGTACAGGAATAAAAGAGCGCAGAATATTAAAGGGTGAAGGTAAAGCAACATCGGATTTGGCAGTGCCTGCGGTGGAAGGCTTACTAAAGAAACGTGGTATCACGGCCAACGATATCGAGCTTATTATCTTTTGTACAAGTACCCCAGACATGCTGTTTCCGGCAACTGCTAACATTTTGGCAGAAAAGATCGGCGCAAAAAAAGCTTGGGGCTACGACTTACAGGCGGCCTGTTCGGGCTTTCTTTTTGGTTTGACAACCGGTGCTCAATTTATTGAATCGGGAAAACACAAAAAAGTATTGGTGGTCGGTGCAGACAAAATGTCTTCGGTAGTAAATTACGAAGATCGTAACACGTGTATCTTATTTGGCGACGGCTGTGGATGTGTATTGCTTGAGCCAGACGAAGAAGGAAACGGTTTGATCGACGCGGTATTGAAAACGGACGGTGCTGGTGGTCCTTTCCTAAATATCAAAGGTGGCGGCTCGTTAAATCCGGCAACACACCAAACGGTAGAAGCAGGTTTGCACTACGCTTATCAGGAAGGCCGCACCGTATTTAAATTTGCAGTAACCAATATGGCCGACGTTGCCGTAGAAGTTATGGAAAGAAATCATTTGACCGCAGCAGATGTGAGCTACCTTGTGCCGCACCAGGCTAACAAACGGATCATTGATGCAACGGCTGAACGCGCTGGTTTGCCCGAAGAAAAGGTCATGGTGAATATTCACAAATATGGCAATACAACCAGCGGCACCATCCCTTTATGTCTATGGGAATGGGAAGATAAACTCAAAAAAGGCGATAATTTGATACTTGCCGCATTTGGCGGTGGCTTCACCTGGGGATCTATATACCTGAAGTGGGCCTACACAAAATCATAA
- the rpmF gene encoding 50S ribosomal protein L32: MAHPKRKTSKSRRDKRRTHYKAERPTLTVCKETGAVHTPHRAYTVDGNLYYNGKLIIENTAAV, translated from the coding sequence ATGGCACATCCAAAGCGTAAAACTTCTAAATCGAGAAGAGACAAAAGAAGAACACATTATAAGGCAGAAAGACCTACTTTGACTGTATGTAAAGAAACTGGCGCAGTACACACGCCACACCGTGCATACACGGTAGATGGTAACTTGTACTACAACGGTAAGTTAATTATTGAAAACACTGCTGCTGTCTAA